The following coding sequences are from one Archocentrus centrarchus isolate MPI-CPG fArcCen1 chromosome 4, fArcCen1, whole genome shotgun sequence window:
- the LOC115779504 gene encoding uncharacterized protein LOC115779504, translating to MDGLDDVTVSVLNAANIDEVLIHTLSRDDLRDLFPGPENFLRRKQLWAHLHKEEDYSTLPDKAGPGEAGTRSSPKGTPPSPQTSTPLVKKTPEKTLQLPSPPEYVIYTDGELELARKHYFEMACTGREGEAAMSKELRCRLVRNTVTSMISILRASRQGEELRYPSKYDVTAMAKKLVEYYPMLQDNDLPAKYTSMYSYLQKRILNIKSPRKRQGPTPERGRSKKRRHIEFSPSDQGEDDDADSSGGSTILLPPVSSSDGDSSVNMDSLATQARHYKTLQDLYKKPKPNRDAVCQILDLEFQSRRAFIDSDVLKEEDRPTKILEAYPGFKELHNVMDELRRILDKNNNKFITEVKARWEDFCSMVQFYGLWKKVLKPPMNQNRVECNIALFRALPTLFPSPTAPPKKLGHASEALLHVLQPTEDPAIYLQRRSLFSPVLLFDGSHCIMAIGTTPITTFAEEDLRQGLLYLMAYYYTLHLTYPKCVATLLSVIQTEVLKDSIHERDTTSSYKKAMAEWKAFIQE from the exons ATGGATGGACTAGATGATGTTACAGTATCAGTTCTAAATG CTGCCAACATAGATGAGGTTTTAATCCACACCCTCAGTCGTGATGATTTAAGAGATCTTTTTCCTGGTCCAGAAAACTTTCTCAGGAGGAAACAGTTGTGGGCTCATCTTCACAAAGAG GAGGACTATTCCACCTTACCAGACAAAGCTGGCCCTGGTGAAGCAGGAACTAGGTCTTCACCTAAAGGAACACCTCCATCTCCCCAGACATCCACTCCTTTGGTAAAGAAAACCCCAGAGAAGACTCTACAGCTTCCCAGTCCTCCTGAATATGTGATCTATACAGATGGTGAGCTGGAACTAGCTCGGAAACACTATTTTGAGATGGCCTGCACTGGTAGAGAGGGAGAAGCTGCCATGTCCAAAGAGCTGAGATGCAGGCTGGTGAGAAACACTGTCACCAGCATGATTTCAATCTTGAGAGCAAGTCGACAAGGAGAGGAGTTACGATACCCGTCCAAGTACGATGTTACTGCCATGGCTAAGAAACTAGTGGAGTATTATCCCATGCTACAGGATAACGACTTACCTGCCAAATAT ACGAGCATGTACAGTTATCTTCAGAAGAGGATCCTGAATATTAAGTCCCCTCGAAAGAGGCAGGGTCCCACACCAGAGAGGGGCCGTTCAAAAAAAAGGCGCCACATTGAGTTCTCACCAAGTGACCagggagaagatgatgatgCAGATTCAAGTGGCGGATCAACGATTCTTTTGCCACCAGTGAGCAGTTCTGATGGCGACAGTTCAG TCAACATGGATAGTCTAGCAACACAGGCCAGGCATTACAAGACTCTGCAGGACCTGTATAAGAAGCCAAAACCCAACCGAGATGCTGTTTGCCAAATTCTTGACCTTGAGTTTCAATCAAGAAGAGCCTTCATTGACAGCGATgttctgaaagaagaagatagGCCAACAAAGATTCTAGAGGCATATCCAGGTTTCAAGGAGCTTCACAAT GTGATGGATGAGCTACGGCGGATCCTGgataagaacaacaacaaattcaTAACTGAAGTAAAGGCAAGATGGGAGGACTTCTGCTCCATGGTTCAGTTTTATGGTCTTTGGAAGAAGGTGTTAAAGCCACCGATGAACCAAAATAGAG TGGAATGCAACATCGCCCTGTTTAGGGCACTCCCCACACTCTTCCCCTCACCAACTGCGCCACCCAAGAAGCTGGGACATGCCAGTGAGGCATTGCTTCATGTCCTTCAG cCAACAGAAGATCCAGCCATCTACCTTCAGAGGAGATCTCTCTTCAGCCCTGTTTTGCTCTTTGATGGGTCCCACTGTATTATGGCAATTGGAACCACACCCATCACCACATTTGCTGAAGAAGACCTCCGTCAAGGTTTGCTGTATCTGATGGCATACTACTACACCTTGCATCTCACATATCCAAAGTGTGTGGCAACCCTTCTGtctgtcattcagactgaagtGTTAAAGGACAGTATCCATGAGCGAGACACCACAAGCTCATACAAAAAAGCCATGGCAGAGTGGAAGGCTTTTATTCAGGAGTAG
- the LOC115779503 gene encoding uncharacterized protein LOC115779503 isoform X1, which produces MACWRCMICFVFVALTLKSLLSHINKTHSRSPNFRVICGIDGCTEEYRVFNSFYYHIRRTHALYLATGNPPTQWMTAASSDLSHAAGEHFDIPVFSDCATKTQGMQRTDSEVNIPVIPNEMSSPELEDFQTPNTDNQEGAATASENLVRCAAAFTISVRERCHLSQRGVNSIVSGVQQYQTALLSTMKDTMKSLFQRHSDNMEQLQEAVLAELENFQDPFSMMASTYIQDSTIQRLFNPVIPEEVVMSQKVCRVNKGQSRVIAIKNRSFYYIPLIRSLEQLLSNSRIFAMINTAPQSCHKDGFLYDIIDGSIYKSHPLFSKEPSALQIILYADEIEICNPLGSHASVNKLFMFYYTLGNIDPKFRSKLAAIRLLAIAKADDIDKCGVDFVLQRINEDLKLLYNGVKIQTQRGSMDLFGAVVSVCGDTLAQHELAGFKEGVGFAYSKCRHCECTFDEMQINFNELSFTKRTMKKHIKQCCEIEKACTDFLKSSLKTTYGINRRSKLIDFPAFDLIQQTPQDIMHIILEGVAPMEIKCVLKHLVLSGQMELDVFNSAMQSFPLSPIDIRDKPCPISVTTLASNDNKLKQSSGQMLILLKIMPFLLNSIEKNEYVQFVLDLIKIVQILFAPILSVQSVFRLKNMIEQHLKQFKKLFPENNIIPKQHYLLHLPAQILHLGPVIRHMCMRFESKHCFFKQWASKLNFRNVCKSLVNHNQLSECCQNELGTEHPIFVHEKELGPVSEVTNPEYIAAKIRDFLGIGGIQHGVKVKWLILNGNKYISEKSLIITSVSDTVPVFGLIKNIFVVDSSLYCFEYQLYETVGFNTDFLAYKIVVPNLAQATEFIDAEKLVDPTSYYPVSFKCSMYVLTKYNLDDVIALKS; this is translated from the exons ATGGCCTGTTGGAGGTGTatgatttgctttgtttttgttgccttAACATTGAAGTCTCTCTTGAGCCATATTAACAAAACACATAGCCGCAGTCCAAACTTCCGAGTCATATGCGGAATAGATGGTTGTACAGAGGAATACAGAGTCTTTAACTCTTTTTACTACCATATCAGACGCACTCATGCTCTGTATCTTGCGACTGGGAACCCTCCTACCCAGTGGATGACAGCAGCATCATCTGACTTATCACATGCTGCAGGTGAACATTTTGACATACCAGTTTTTTCTGACTGTGCCACTAAAACACAAGGAATGCAAAGGACCGACAGTGAGGTCAACATACCTGTCATTCCAAATGAAATGTCAAGTCCGGAGCTTGAGGATTTCCAGACTCCAAATACTGATAATCAG GAAGGAGCTGCTACAGCAAGTGAAAATCTCGTCAGATGTGCAGCTGCATTTACCATCAGTGTCCGGGAAAGATGTCACCTATCCCAG agggGTGTCAACAGTATTGTCTCTGGAGTCCAGCAGTATCAAACTGCTCTTCTCAGTACCATGAAGGACACCATGAAGTCGCTCTTTCAAAGACATTCAGACaatatggagcagctacaagagGCAGTATTGGCAGAACTGGAAAATTTTCAAGATCCTTTCTCCATGATGGCTTCCACATACATTCAGGACAGCACAATCCAGAGGCTTTTTAACCCAGTCATACCAGAGGAGGTAGTTATGTCTCAAAAGGTTTGCAGAGTTAACAAAGGACAGTCAAGAGTAATTGCCATCAAAAACAGAAGTTTTTACTATATACCCCTTATTAGGAGCCTTGAACAGTTGTTGTCCAATTCCAGGATTTTTGCCATGATCAACACCGCACCTCAGAGTTGCCACAAAGATGGGTTTTTGTATGACATTATTGATGGGAGCATTTATAAATCCCATCCACTGTTTTCAAAAGAACCTTCTGCTTTACAGATAATTTTGTATGCTGATGAAATAGAGATATGCAATCCTCTTGGGTCACATGcttcagtaaataaattattcatgttttattataCTTTAGGAAACATAGACCCCAAGTTTAGGTCAAAGCTTGCTGCAATCAGACTCCTTGCTATAGCAAAAGCTGATGATATTGACAAATGTGGTGTTGATTTTGTATTACAAAGGATTAATGAAGACTTAAAGTTGCTCTATAATGGTGTCAAAATCCAAACACAGCGTGGTAGCATGGATTTATTTGGTGCTGTAGTTTCGGTCTGTGGTGACACACTTGCCCAACATGAGCTTGCTGGTTTCAAGGAAGGAGTTGGTTTTGCATATAGTAAGTGTAGGCATTGTGAATGTACCTTTGatgaaatgcaaattaattttaatgaacTAAGTTTTACTAAAAGGACAATGAAAAAACATATTaagcagtgctgtgaaataGAAAAGGCTTGCACAGACTTCTTGAAATCATCTCTCAAAACCACCTATGGTATAAACAGAAGAAGCAAGCTGATTGATTTCCCAGCCTTTGACCTCATTCAACAAACACCACAGGATATAATGCACATCATtcttgagggtgttgcacccATGGAAATTAAGTGTGTGCTAAAACACCTTGTTCTCTCTGGACAGATGGAGTTGGATGTGTTCAATTCTGCCATGCAGAGTTTTCCTTTGTCACCAATAGACATACGTGACAAACCCTGCCCTATCAGTGTCACTACCTTGGCATCTAATGacaataaactgaaacagtCCTCGGGGCAAATGCTGATACTGTTGAAGATCATGCCTTTTCTGCTCAACAGTATAGAGAAAAATGAatatgttcagtttgttttggactTAATTAAGATTGTTCAGATACTCTTTGCCCCTATTTTATCTGTACAAAGTGTGTTCAGACTGAAGAATATGATTGAACAGCATTTGAAACAGTTTAAGAAACTTTTTCCTGAGAATAATATAATACCTAAGCAACATTACCTGTTGCATCTCCCTGCTCAGATTCTTCATCTGGGGCCTGTGATAAGGCACATGTGTATGAGATTCGAATCAAagcactgtttttttaaacaatgggcATCTAAATTGAACTTCAGAAATGTCTGTAAGTCACTTGTGAACCATAATCAGCTTTCTGAATGCTGTCAAAATGAATTGGGCACTGAGCATCCAATATTTGTACATGAGAAGGAATTGGGTCCTGTCTCTGAAGTGACAAATCCTGAGTATATTGCAGCAAAGATAAGAGATTTTTTGGGGATAGGTGGCATACAACATGGAGTCAAAGTAAAATGGCTTATTCTCAATGGGAACAAGTACATAAGTGAAAAGTCTCTAATAATCACCAGTGTGAGTGACACAgttcctgtttttggacttattaaaaacatttttgtggtaGACAGTTCATTATACTGTTTTGAATACCAGCTTTATGAGACTGTGGGCtttaatacagattttttaGCATATAAAATTGTAGTTCCTAATCTCGCCCAAGCAACAGAGTTtatagatgctgaaaagctagttgATCCTACATCATATTATCCAGTCAGTTTCAAATGCAGTATGTATGTTCTGACAAAATATAACCTTGATGATGTCATTGCACTTAAAAGTTGA
- the LOC115779503 gene encoding uncharacterized protein LOC115779503 isoform X2, with the protein MQRTDSEVNIPVIPNEMSSPELEDFQTPNTDNQEGAATASENLVRCAAAFTISVRERCHLSQRGVNSIVSGVQQYQTALLSTMKDTMKSLFQRHSDNMEQLQEAVLAELENFQDPFSMMASTYIQDSTIQRLFNPVIPEEVVMSQKVCRVNKGQSRVIAIKNRSFYYIPLIRSLEQLLSNSRIFAMINTAPQSCHKDGFLYDIIDGSIYKSHPLFSKEPSALQIILYADEIEICNPLGSHASVNKLFMFYYTLGNIDPKFRSKLAAIRLLAIAKADDIDKCGVDFVLQRINEDLKLLYNGVKIQTQRGSMDLFGAVVSVCGDTLAQHELAGFKEGVGFAYSKCRHCECTFDEMQINFNELSFTKRTMKKHIKQCCEIEKACTDFLKSSLKTTYGINRRSKLIDFPAFDLIQQTPQDIMHIILEGVAPMEIKCVLKHLVLSGQMELDVFNSAMQSFPLSPIDIRDKPCPISVTTLASNDNKLKQSSGQMLILLKIMPFLLNSIEKNEYVQFVLDLIKIVQILFAPILSVQSVFRLKNMIEQHLKQFKKLFPENNIIPKQHYLLHLPAQILHLGPVIRHMCMRFESKHCFFKQWASKLNFRNVCKSLVNHNQLSECCQNELGTEHPIFVHEKELGPVSEVTNPEYIAAKIRDFLGIGGIQHGVKVKWLILNGNKYISEKSLIITSVSDTVPVFGLIKNIFVVDSSLYCFEYQLYETVGFNTDFLAYKIVVPNLAQATEFIDAEKLVDPTSYYPVSFKCSMYVLTKYNLDDVIALKS; encoded by the exons ATGCAAAGGACCGACAGTGAGGTCAACATACCTGTCATTCCAAATGAAATGTCAAGTCCGGAGCTTGAGGATTTCCAGACTCCAAATACTGATAATCAG GAAGGAGCTGCTACAGCAAGTGAAAATCTCGTCAGATGTGCAGCTGCATTTACCATCAGTGTCCGGGAAAGATGTCACCTATCCCAG agggGTGTCAACAGTATTGTCTCTGGAGTCCAGCAGTATCAAACTGCTCTTCTCAGTACCATGAAGGACACCATGAAGTCGCTCTTTCAAAGACATTCAGACaatatggagcagctacaagagGCAGTATTGGCAGAACTGGAAAATTTTCAAGATCCTTTCTCCATGATGGCTTCCACATACATTCAGGACAGCACAATCCAGAGGCTTTTTAACCCAGTCATACCAGAGGAGGTAGTTATGTCTCAAAAGGTTTGCAGAGTTAACAAAGGACAGTCAAGAGTAATTGCCATCAAAAACAGAAGTTTTTACTATATACCCCTTATTAGGAGCCTTGAACAGTTGTTGTCCAATTCCAGGATTTTTGCCATGATCAACACCGCACCTCAGAGTTGCCACAAAGATGGGTTTTTGTATGACATTATTGATGGGAGCATTTATAAATCCCATCCACTGTTTTCAAAAGAACCTTCTGCTTTACAGATAATTTTGTATGCTGATGAAATAGAGATATGCAATCCTCTTGGGTCACATGcttcagtaaataaattattcatgttttattataCTTTAGGAAACATAGACCCCAAGTTTAGGTCAAAGCTTGCTGCAATCAGACTCCTTGCTATAGCAAAAGCTGATGATATTGACAAATGTGGTGTTGATTTTGTATTACAAAGGATTAATGAAGACTTAAAGTTGCTCTATAATGGTGTCAAAATCCAAACACAGCGTGGTAGCATGGATTTATTTGGTGCTGTAGTTTCGGTCTGTGGTGACACACTTGCCCAACATGAGCTTGCTGGTTTCAAGGAAGGAGTTGGTTTTGCATATAGTAAGTGTAGGCATTGTGAATGTACCTTTGatgaaatgcaaattaattttaatgaacTAAGTTTTACTAAAAGGACAATGAAAAAACATATTaagcagtgctgtgaaataGAAAAGGCTTGCACAGACTTCTTGAAATCATCTCTCAAAACCACCTATGGTATAAACAGAAGAAGCAAGCTGATTGATTTCCCAGCCTTTGACCTCATTCAACAAACACCACAGGATATAATGCACATCATtcttgagggtgttgcacccATGGAAATTAAGTGTGTGCTAAAACACCTTGTTCTCTCTGGACAGATGGAGTTGGATGTGTTCAATTCTGCCATGCAGAGTTTTCCTTTGTCACCAATAGACATACGTGACAAACCCTGCCCTATCAGTGTCACTACCTTGGCATCTAATGacaataaactgaaacagtCCTCGGGGCAAATGCTGATACTGTTGAAGATCATGCCTTTTCTGCTCAACAGTATAGAGAAAAATGAatatgttcagtttgttttggactTAATTAAGATTGTTCAGATACTCTTTGCCCCTATTTTATCTGTACAAAGTGTGTTCAGACTGAAGAATATGATTGAACAGCATTTGAAACAGTTTAAGAAACTTTTTCCTGAGAATAATATAATACCTAAGCAACATTACCTGTTGCATCTCCCTGCTCAGATTCTTCATCTGGGGCCTGTGATAAGGCACATGTGTATGAGATTCGAATCAAagcactgtttttttaaacaatgggcATCTAAATTGAACTTCAGAAATGTCTGTAAGTCACTTGTGAACCATAATCAGCTTTCTGAATGCTGTCAAAATGAATTGGGCACTGAGCATCCAATATTTGTACATGAGAAGGAATTGGGTCCTGTCTCTGAAGTGACAAATCCTGAGTATATTGCAGCAAAGATAAGAGATTTTTTGGGGATAGGTGGCATACAACATGGAGTCAAAGTAAAATGGCTTATTCTCAATGGGAACAAGTACATAAGTGAAAAGTCTCTAATAATCACCAGTGTGAGTGACACAgttcctgtttttggacttattaaaaacatttttgtggtaGACAGTTCATTATACTGTTTTGAATACCAGCTTTATGAGACTGTGGGCtttaatacagattttttaGCATATAAAATTGTAGTTCCTAATCTCGCCCAAGCAACAGAGTTtatagatgctgaaaagctagttgATCCTACATCATATTATCCAGTCAGTTTCAAATGCAGTATGTATGTTCTGACAAAATATAACCTTGATGATGTCATTGCACTTAAAAGTTGA
- the LOC115779503 gene encoding uncharacterized protein LOC115779503 isoform X3 produces MKDTMKSLFQRHSDNMEQLQEAVLAELENFQDPFSMMASTYIQDSTIQRLFNPVIPEEVVMSQKVCRVNKGQSRVIAIKNRSFYYIPLIRSLEQLLSNSRIFAMINTAPQSCHKDGFLYDIIDGSIYKSHPLFSKEPSALQIILYADEIEICNPLGSHASVNKLFMFYYTLGNIDPKFRSKLAAIRLLAIAKADDIDKCGVDFVLQRINEDLKLLYNGVKIQTQRGSMDLFGAVVSVCGDTLAQHELAGFKEGVGFAYSKCRHCECTFDEMQINFNELSFTKRTMKKHIKQCCEIEKACTDFLKSSLKTTYGINRRSKLIDFPAFDLIQQTPQDIMHIILEGVAPMEIKCVLKHLVLSGQMELDVFNSAMQSFPLSPIDIRDKPCPISVTTLASNDNKLKQSSGQMLILLKIMPFLLNSIEKNEYVQFVLDLIKIVQILFAPILSVQSVFRLKNMIEQHLKQFKKLFPENNIIPKQHYLLHLPAQILHLGPVIRHMCMRFESKHCFFKQWASKLNFRNVCKSLVNHNQLSECCQNELGTEHPIFVHEKELGPVSEVTNPEYIAAKIRDFLGIGGIQHGVKVKWLILNGNKYISEKSLIITSVSDTVPVFGLIKNIFVVDSSLYCFEYQLYETVGFNTDFLAYKIVVPNLAQATEFIDAEKLVDPTSYYPVSFKCSMYVLTKYNLDDVIALKS; encoded by the coding sequence ATGAAGGACACCATGAAGTCGCTCTTTCAAAGACATTCAGACaatatggagcagctacaagagGCAGTATTGGCAGAACTGGAAAATTTTCAAGATCCTTTCTCCATGATGGCTTCCACATACATTCAGGACAGCACAATCCAGAGGCTTTTTAACCCAGTCATACCAGAGGAGGTAGTTATGTCTCAAAAGGTTTGCAGAGTTAACAAAGGACAGTCAAGAGTAATTGCCATCAAAAACAGAAGTTTTTACTATATACCCCTTATTAGGAGCCTTGAACAGTTGTTGTCCAATTCCAGGATTTTTGCCATGATCAACACCGCACCTCAGAGTTGCCACAAAGATGGGTTTTTGTATGACATTATTGATGGGAGCATTTATAAATCCCATCCACTGTTTTCAAAAGAACCTTCTGCTTTACAGATAATTTTGTATGCTGATGAAATAGAGATATGCAATCCTCTTGGGTCACATGcttcagtaaataaattattcatgttttattataCTTTAGGAAACATAGACCCCAAGTTTAGGTCAAAGCTTGCTGCAATCAGACTCCTTGCTATAGCAAAAGCTGATGATATTGACAAATGTGGTGTTGATTTTGTATTACAAAGGATTAATGAAGACTTAAAGTTGCTCTATAATGGTGTCAAAATCCAAACACAGCGTGGTAGCATGGATTTATTTGGTGCTGTAGTTTCGGTCTGTGGTGACACACTTGCCCAACATGAGCTTGCTGGTTTCAAGGAAGGAGTTGGTTTTGCATATAGTAAGTGTAGGCATTGTGAATGTACCTTTGatgaaatgcaaattaattttaatgaacTAAGTTTTACTAAAAGGACAATGAAAAAACATATTaagcagtgctgtgaaataGAAAAGGCTTGCACAGACTTCTTGAAATCATCTCTCAAAACCACCTATGGTATAAACAGAAGAAGCAAGCTGATTGATTTCCCAGCCTTTGACCTCATTCAACAAACACCACAGGATATAATGCACATCATtcttgagggtgttgcacccATGGAAATTAAGTGTGTGCTAAAACACCTTGTTCTCTCTGGACAGATGGAGTTGGATGTGTTCAATTCTGCCATGCAGAGTTTTCCTTTGTCACCAATAGACATACGTGACAAACCCTGCCCTATCAGTGTCACTACCTTGGCATCTAATGacaataaactgaaacagtCCTCGGGGCAAATGCTGATACTGTTGAAGATCATGCCTTTTCTGCTCAACAGTATAGAGAAAAATGAatatgttcagtttgttttggactTAATTAAGATTGTTCAGATACTCTTTGCCCCTATTTTATCTGTACAAAGTGTGTTCAGACTGAAGAATATGATTGAACAGCATTTGAAACAGTTTAAGAAACTTTTTCCTGAGAATAATATAATACCTAAGCAACATTACCTGTTGCATCTCCCTGCTCAGATTCTTCATCTGGGGCCTGTGATAAGGCACATGTGTATGAGATTCGAATCAAagcactgtttttttaaacaatgggcATCTAAATTGAACTTCAGAAATGTCTGTAAGTCACTTGTGAACCATAATCAGCTTTCTGAATGCTGTCAAAATGAATTGGGCACTGAGCATCCAATATTTGTACATGAGAAGGAATTGGGTCCTGTCTCTGAAGTGACAAATCCTGAGTATATTGCAGCAAAGATAAGAGATTTTTTGGGGATAGGTGGCATACAACATGGAGTCAAAGTAAAATGGCTTATTCTCAATGGGAACAAGTACATAAGTGAAAAGTCTCTAATAATCACCAGTGTGAGTGACACAgttcctgtttttggacttattaaaaacatttttgtggtaGACAGTTCATTATACTGTTTTGAATACCAGCTTTATGAGACTGTGGGCtttaatacagattttttaGCATATAAAATTGTAGTTCCTAATCTCGCCCAAGCAACAGAGTTtatagatgctgaaaagctagttgATCCTACATCATATTATCCAGTCAGTTTCAAATGCAGTATGTATGTTCTGACAAAATATAACCTTGATGATGTCATTGCACTTAAAAGTTGA